One window from the genome of Treponema sp. OMZ 838 encodes:
- a CDS encoding TPM domain-containing protein, with protein MQEVRDLKKNSKSLFILCFLFLILFKAFGLNVPSLKGRVNDLAGIIFADEEKKIEEFLFEVEKRSDLQIAVLTIPSLEGENLEDYSMRVAEAWQLGSKEHDSGVLLLVAAHDRKMHIEVGYGLESTLTDADAGRIIRNIIGPEFRNGNYGSGILQGVKTIAGYVLQDETLMKHNSTDENTSLPGILAFALLVLIFASPIVLVCLIIKLRFRGPYTSYFSGSNRNYTSGSGRGYSLGSNRSYSSGSGYAGRGGSFGGGGASGGW; from the coding sequence ATGCAAGAGGTAAGGGACTTGAAAAAAAATAGTAAAAGCCTATTTATCTTGTGTTTTTTATTTTTGATCTTGTTTAAAGCTTTCGGCCTTAATGTGCCCTCTCTTAAAGGACGGGTAAATGACTTAGCCGGTATTATTTTTGCCGATGAGGAAAAGAAAATAGAAGAATTCCTTTTTGAAGTTGAAAAAAGATCAGACCTCCAAATTGCCGTTCTAACGATCCCCTCACTTGAGGGAGAAAATCTTGAAGATTACTCGATGCGTGTGGCTGAGGCCTGGCAGTTAGGTTCTAAAGAACATGATTCAGGTGTTTTATTGCTGGTGGCGGCTCATGACCGGAAAATGCATATTGAAGTAGGCTACGGGCTTGAATCAACTCTTACGGATGCTGATGCCGGCCGGATTATACGCAATATCATCGGCCCCGAATTCAGAAACGGCAATTATGGAAGCGGAATTCTTCAAGGCGTAAAAACTATCGCCGGATACGTGCTTCAAGATGAAACCCTCATGAAGCATAACAGTACCGATGAAAATACCTCTCTTCCGGGAATACTGGCATTTGCGCTGCTGGTCTTGATATTTGCCAGTCCGATAGTGTTGGTTTGTTTAATCATTAAGTTGCGTTTCAGAGGTCCTTATACAAGTTATTTTTCAGGTTCGAATAGAAACTATACTTCAGGTTCCGGAAGGGGTTATAGTCTGGGTTCAAACAGAAGCTATTCAAGCGGCAGCGGTTATGCAGGCCGCGGCGGAAGTTTCGGGGGTGGCGGAGCTTCGGGAGGCTGGTAG
- a CDS encoding radical SAM mobile pair protein B, whose amino-acid sequence MAEVIDGILISEVETKNIMTKSSLPVGGYSVNPYVGCTHACKYCYASFMKRFTGHKEEWGTFLDVKHWPEIKNPKKYAGQRVVIGSVTDGYNPQEEQFGNTRKLLEQLIGSDADILICTKSDLVVRDIDLLKKLGRVTVSWSINTLDENFKNDMDSASSIERRIASMKQVYDAGIRTVCFVSPVFPGITDFEAIFERVKGQCDLFWLENLNLRGGFKKTIMDYIAGKYPDLVPLYDEIYNKHNRSYFEALEVKAEEMAKKYDCPFVDNEMPYGRVPQGHPVIVDYFYHEEIRGTENTGKRNR is encoded by the coding sequence ATGGCAGAAGTAATCGATGGAATCCTCATTAGTGAGGTGGAAACAAAGAACATCATGACCAAGTCCAGTCTGCCGGTAGGCGGTTACTCGGTCAATCCCTATGTAGGCTGTACACATGCCTGCAAGTATTGCTATGCTTCTTTTATGAAGCGCTTTACCGGACACAAGGAGGAATGGGGCACTTTCCTTGATGTGAAGCATTGGCCGGAAATTAAAAATCCGAAGAAATATGCCGGACAGCGTGTGGTCATCGGTTCTGTGACGGATGGCTACAATCCACAGGAGGAGCAATTCGGGAATACCAGAAAACTTCTGGAGCAGCTGATCGGCAGTGACGCAGATATTCTAATCTGCACAAAGTCTGATCTTGTGGTACGGGATATTGATCTGCTGAAGAAGCTTGGACGAGTAACCGTTTCATGGTCGATCAACACACTGGATGAAAATTTCAAGAACGATATGGACTCTGCTTCGAGCATTGAGCGTCGTATCGCTTCTATGAAGCAGGTATATGATGCAGGTATCCGTACAGTCTGTTTCGTATCCCCGGTATTCCCCGGTATCACGGATTTTGAAGCGATCTTTGAGCGGGTAAAGGGTCAGTGCGATCTGTTCTGGCTCGAAAATCTCAATCTTCGGGGCGGTTTCAAGAAGACGATTATGGATTATATCGCTGGAAAATATCCTGATCTTGTACCGCTTTACGATGAGATCTATAACAAGCATAACCGCAGCTACTTTGAAGCACTTGAAGTAAAAGCTGAGGAAATGGCTAAAAAGTATGATTGTCCCTTTGTGGATAATGAAATGCCTTATGGCAGAGTCCCGCAGGGACATCCGGTGATCGTGGATTATTTCTATCATGAGGAAATCCGAGGGACAGAAAATACCGGAAAAAGAAATCGTTAA
- a CDS encoding zinc ribbon domain-containing protein, whose translation MRWTKKKDGSIQYSYRCGGYASRVNSCTSHTISADTVEALILSAVKRFSKFVLNDEKAFALELQSLWKDKQEEKPKYNQSEFCLIAGSFLFRQVFKKSLS comes from the coding sequence ATACGCTGGACAAAGAAGAAAGATGGTTCTATCCAGTATTCTTACCGTTGCGGCGGGTATGCAAGCAGGGTTAATTCTTGTACTTCCCATACAATTAGTGCTGATACTGTTGAAGCCTTGATATTATCGGCAGTTAAACGCTTTTCAAAATTCGTTCTAAATGACGAAAAAGCCTTTGCTTTGGAACTGCAATCCCTTTGGAAAGACAAGCAAGAGGAAAAGCCGAAGTACAATCAATCGGAGTTCTGTCTAATTGCTGGCAGTTTTCTTTTTCGGCAAGTATTCAAGAAGTCATTAAGTTGA
- the pepT gene encoding peptidase T — translation MDAVKRFFKYIAVDTKSNEDNSDCPSTKGQLELGKMLVQELHELGVADAEQDAHGYVYGTIPANTDKKAPVIGFIAHMDTAPDLDGKCVNPQIVHYTGSDIKLNETYSLTVKEFPFLNKLIGEDIITTDGTTLLGADDKSGITIIMGMVEYLRDNPQVQHGTIKIGFTPDEEIGRGADLFDVKKFGADFAYTIDGGEIGELEYENFNAASAKIEIQGKNVHPGTAKNIMINSLRVAGELDAMLPVEQKPEYTEGYEGFFLLTHLNGAVDHTSMSYIIRDHSTDKFEQKKTLLRNAVAFLNTKYGAIITLSITDSYYNMRGQIEPHMEIIDLAKKSMEEIGITPIIHPIRGGTDGARLSFMGLPCPNIFAGGFNFHGRFECIPVSSIYKGIDLLIRIIENAVE, via the coding sequence ATGGATGCAGTAAAACGCTTTTTTAAATACATTGCAGTCGATACCAAATCGAATGAAGATAATTCCGACTGTCCCAGCACCAAGGGACAGCTTGAGCTTGGAAAGATGTTGGTACAGGAATTGCACGAGCTGGGCGTAGCCGATGCCGAACAGGATGCGCACGGATATGTCTACGGAACAATCCCTGCCAACACCGATAAAAAAGCGCCGGTCATCGGATTTATTGCACACATGGATACCGCGCCCGACTTGGACGGAAAATGCGTCAACCCGCAGATTGTGCACTACACAGGCAGCGATATTAAACTGAACGAAACCTATTCGCTGACAGTAAAGGAATTTCCGTTCCTCAACAAGCTTATCGGCGAAGACATTATTACCACTGACGGTACCACGCTTTTGGGCGCTGATGATAAATCGGGCATCACCATCATCATGGGAATGGTTGAATACCTCCGCGACAACCCGCAGGTGCAGCACGGTACGATTAAAATCGGCTTTACCCCCGATGAGGAAATCGGCAGAGGTGCAGACCTCTTCGATGTAAAAAAATTCGGAGCGGATTTTGCGTATACCATTGACGGCGGAGAAATCGGCGAGCTGGAGTACGAAAACTTTAACGCCGCAAGTGCGAAAATCGAAATCCAAGGGAAAAATGTCCATCCGGGCACGGCAAAAAATATCATGATCAATTCGCTGCGGGTCGCGGGCGAGTTGGACGCTATGCTGCCCGTGGAACAAAAGCCCGAATATACGGAAGGGTACGAAGGCTTCTTTTTGCTTACTCACCTCAACGGCGCAGTGGATCACACGTCCATGTCGTATATCATCCGCGACCATTCTACCGACAAATTCGAGCAAAAGAAAACGCTGCTGCGGAATGCCGTTGCTTTTTTGAACACAAAATACGGCGCCATCATCACGCTTTCCATTACAGACAGCTACTATAATATGCGCGGACAAATTGAACCGCATATGGAAATTATCGACCTTGCGAAGAAGTCTATGGAAGAGATCGGTATTACGCCGATTATCCACCCCATCCGCGGCGGGACGGACGGCGCACGGCTTTCCTTTATGGGACTCCCTTGTCCGAACATCTTTGCCGGCGGCTTTAACTTCCACGGCCGTTTTGAGTGCATCCCCGTAAGCTCCATCTATAAAGGAATCGATTTACTCATCCGTATTATCGAAAATGCCGTAGAGTAA
- the nifJ gene encoding pyruvate:ferredoxin (flavodoxin) oxidoreductase — protein MPEKNLVMIDGNTAAGHVAHALSEVIAIYPITPSSPMGEVADEYSAHGKTNIWGTVPQVVELQSEGGASGAVHGALTTGALSSTFTASQGLLLMIPNMYKIAGELTSTVFHVAARALATSALSIFGDHQDVMACRQTGWAMLASNSVQEVMDLAIIAHTATLEARVPFLHFFDGFRTSHEIQKIEEVSQDVMRQMINDDLVRAHRLRGLTPEKPMIRGTAQNPDVYFQAREAVNKYYLATPEIVQRVMDKYAALTGRAYHLFDYYGDPNAESVIILMGSGADTVEETVDYLNSQGKKYGLLKVRLYRPFSAEAFVKALPASVQNITVLDRSKEPGSLGEALYEDVRTAIGEMQSAKKCPFTHYPVILGGRYGMGSKEFTPAMVKAVFDNMEGEKKSNFAVGIEDDVTHVSLAYDHHFHVDDSGMHQAMFYGLGSDGTVGANKNSIKIIGEATDNNAQAYFVYDSKKSGSITTSHLRFGKKKIRKPYLVGQADFIACHKFTFLETYDMLKSLKKGGTFLLNSHWNKDEVWEHLPIEVQKDLIAKEAKFYVIDGVKIAEKAGMGNRINVVMQTAFFKISGILPEAEAVALIKKFIEKSYGKKGPEIVQKNIKTIDMALEGVEQVTYPKEANSKLSRHAAMSSDAPEFVRKILGKIAINEGDAVKVSEIPADGTFPTATTQYEKRAIAERIPIWKSELCIQCGQCTVVCPHAVIRMKAFDKSNADRAPSTFRSIPYKGKEFDNSLFTIQVSPEDCTGCGICVEQCPAKSKENPAVKAINMESFVEHRAVESENWKFFMSLPDPDTRKVNLSQPKGLGMRRPLFEFSGACAGCGETPYIGVLSQLFGDRAVIANATGCSSIYGGNLPTTPYAKRADGRGPVWSNSLFEDAAEFGYGMRLTSDKLAEYAREVAGKLKAKGVAVAAIDKVLGNTQADDAAIDEQRGFVDELKKELEKSSDPLAKELLSLTDHFIKRSVWILGGDGWAYDIGYGGLDHVLASGRNINVLVMDTEVYSNTGGQMSKATQIGAIAKFAASGKETSKKDLGMMAMSYGYVYVAQVSMGANMSQVIKAFREAESYDGPSIIIAYSHCINHGINMTKGMLNQKEAVACGLWPLYRYDPRLTDQGKNPFQLDSKEPDFNLADFMYKEVRFKSLKNANPERAQMLLDKAVAKAKRRWQEYKYLADRPF, from the coding sequence ATGCCTGAAAAAAACCTCGTAATGATTGACGGTAATACTGCCGCCGGTCACGTTGCGCATGCGCTCAGCGAAGTTATCGCAATTTATCCTATCACGCCGTCAAGCCCGATGGGGGAAGTTGCTGATGAGTATTCCGCCCACGGAAAAACCAATATCTGGGGAACCGTGCCGCAAGTTGTCGAATTGCAATCCGAAGGAGGAGCTTCCGGCGCTGTTCACGGTGCATTAACCACGGGAGCGCTCTCTTCAACCTTTACCGCATCACAGGGTCTCTTACTGATGATCCCCAATATGTACAAAATTGCCGGTGAGCTTACCAGCACGGTGTTCCACGTTGCAGCCCGAGCCTTGGCAACCAGCGCTCTTTCCATCTTCGGCGACCATCAGGACGTTATGGCATGCCGCCAAACCGGTTGGGCAATGCTTGCTTCCAATTCCGTACAGGAAGTTATGGATCTCGCGATTATCGCTCATACTGCGACGCTCGAAGCGCGCGTTCCGTTCCTCCACTTCTTCGACGGTTTTAGAACCTCCCACGAAATTCAGAAGATTGAAGAAGTTTCGCAGGATGTGATGCGTCAGATGATCAATGATGATCTGGTACGCGCACACCGTCTCCGCGGCTTAACACCCGAAAAACCGATGATCCGCGGAACTGCTCAGAACCCTGACGTATACTTCCAAGCGCGCGAAGCAGTCAATAAATACTATCTGGCAACCCCCGAAATCGTGCAGCGGGTTATGGATAAATATGCAGCCTTGACCGGACGCGCTTATCACCTGTTCGACTATTACGGCGATCCCAATGCTGAATCGGTCATCATTCTGATGGGTTCCGGTGCTGACACGGTAGAAGAGACCGTAGACTATCTGAATAGTCAAGGTAAAAAGTACGGCTTACTGAAAGTACGCTTATACCGCCCCTTCAGCGCGGAGGCCTTTGTAAAAGCATTGCCCGCCTCCGTACAAAACATCACGGTACTTGACCGCTCGAAAGAACCCGGCTCGCTCGGTGAAGCGCTCTACGAAGATGTACGTACCGCTATCGGCGAAATGCAATCCGCAAAGAAATGCCCCTTTACTCACTATCCCGTTATCCTCGGCGGCCGCTACGGTATGGGTTCAAAAGAATTCACCCCGGCAATGGTGAAAGCCGTATTCGATAATATGGAAGGAGAAAAGAAGAGCAACTTTGCCGTCGGTATCGAAGACGACGTAACCCATGTAAGCCTTGCCTACGACCATCACTTCCATGTTGATGATTCCGGTATGCATCAGGCTATGTTCTACGGACTCGGCTCGGACGGTACGGTCGGTGCCAACAAGAACTCCATCAAAATTATCGGTGAAGCGACCGACAACAACGCACAAGCCTATTTTGTGTACGACTCCAAGAAGTCCGGATCGATTACTACCTCGCACTTGCGCTTCGGAAAGAAAAAGATCCGCAAGCCTTACCTCGTCGGGCAGGCAGACTTTATTGCGTGCCATAAATTCACCTTCCTCGAAACGTATGATATGCTCAAGAGCCTTAAAAAAGGCGGAACCTTCCTTTTGAACAGCCACTGGAATAAGGATGAGGTATGGGAGCACCTGCCGATAGAAGTGCAGAAAGATCTTATCGCGAAAGAAGCGAAGTTCTATGTTATCGACGGTGTAAAGATTGCGGAAAAAGCAGGCATGGGCAACCGTATCAACGTTGTTATGCAAACCGCATTCTTTAAAATTTCCGGTATTTTGCCCGAAGCCGAAGCGGTAGCGCTGATTAAGAAATTTATCGAAAAATCCTACGGCAAGAAAGGGCCGGAAATTGTTCAGAAGAACATCAAGACCATCGATATGGCGCTTGAAGGCGTTGAACAGGTTACCTACCCCAAAGAAGCAAACAGCAAACTTTCGCGCCATGCCGCAATGAGTTCCGATGCGCCGGAATTTGTCCGCAAAATACTGGGCAAAATCGCTATCAATGAAGGCGATGCGGTAAAGGTAAGCGAAATTCCGGCAGACGGTACCTTCCCGACTGCAACGACTCAGTATGAAAAACGCGCAATCGCAGAACGCATCCCGATTTGGAAGAGCGAACTCTGTATCCAGTGCGGTCAGTGTACGGTTGTGTGTCCTCATGCCGTTATCCGAATGAAGGCATTCGACAAATCCAATGCCGACCGTGCGCCTTCGACATTCCGTTCCATTCCGTATAAGGGCAAGGAATTCGACAACTCGCTGTTTACTATTCAGGTTTCTCCCGAAGATTGTACGGGATGCGGTATCTGTGTCGAGCAGTGTCCTGCGAAGTCCAAGGAAAATCCCGCAGTTAAAGCAATCAATATGGAAAGCTTTGTTGAACACCGCGCCGTTGAATCGGAAAACTGGAAGTTCTTTATGAGTCTCCCCGACCCCGATACGCGCAAGGTCAACTTGAGCCAGCCGAAAGGTCTCGGTATGCGCCGTCCGCTCTTTGAGTTCTCCGGCGCCTGCGCAGGCTGCGGTGAAACGCCCTATATCGGCGTCTTATCGCAACTCTTCGGCGACCGTGCCGTTATTGCGAACGCAACCGGTTGTTCTTCCATTTACGGCGGTAACCTCCCCACAACTCCGTATGCAAAACGCGCGGACGGACGAGGCCCGGTATGGTCGAACTCCCTCTTTGAAGATGCGGCTGAATTCGGTTACGGTATGCGCTTAACCAGCGATAAACTTGCAGAATACGCACGCGAAGTTGCCGGAAAGCTCAAGGCAAAAGGTGTTGCCGTTGCCGCTATTGATAAGGTACTGGGCAATACGCAGGCTGATGATGCTGCAATCGACGAGCAGCGCGGCTTTGTCGATGAGCTGAAAAAAGAATTGGAAAAATCTTCCGACCCGCTCGCAAAAGAGCTGCTGTCCTTAACCGATCACTTTATTAAGCGTTCCGTATGGATACTCGGCGGTGACGGCTGGGCATACGATATCGGCTACGGCGGTTTGGATCATGTTCTTGCTTCCGGCAGAAACATCAATGTACTGGTTATGGATACGGAAGTATATTCCAATACCGGCGGTCAGATGTCAAAGGCTACTCAGATCGGCGCTATCGCAAAGTTTGCCGCATCCGGTAAAGAGACCAGCAAAAAAGACCTCGGTATGATGGCGATGAGCTACGGTTATGTGTATGTTGCACAGGTTTCCATGGGTGCAAATATGTCGCAGGTTATTAAAGCATTCCGTGAAGCGGAAAGCTATGACGGACCTTCGATCATCATCGCATACAGCCATTGTATCAACCACGGTATCAACATGACGAAGGGTATGTTGAACCAGAAAGAAGCTGTTGCCTGCGGTCTGTGGCCGTTGTACCGCTACGACCCGCGCTTAACCGATCAAGGTAAGAACCCCTTCCAGCTTGACAGCAAAGAGCCGGACTTTAACCTTGCAGACTTTATGTATAAAGAAGTACGCTTCAAGTCGTTAAAGAATGCAAACCCCGAACGCGCTCAAATGCTGCTTGATAAAGCGGTTGCGAAGGCGAAGCGGCGCTGGCAGGAGTATAAATATCTTGCCGATCGCCCGTTCTAA
- a CDS encoding radical SAM mobile pair system MarR family transcriptional regulator — MEMNGGFLVTKIKQLGDRIFEKILSEKNIDAFNGAQGRILYVLWQEDGIPIGSLSIKCGLAITSLTTMLERMENQGLISRVQSETDKRKTLLFLTEKAHALKGEYDSVSDDMGSIYYKGFSEEEITRFEECLDRIRKNLEDWQES, encoded by the coding sequence ATGGAAATGAATGGAGGATTCCTTGTTACCAAAATAAAACAGCTTGGAGACCGGATCTTTGAGAAGATTCTCAGTGAAAAGAATATTGATGCGTTCAATGGAGCCCAGGGGCGTATTCTTTATGTGCTGTGGCAGGAGGATGGAATCCCGATTGGGTCACTCTCGATCAAATGTGGATTAGCGATAACTTCTCTTACGACGATGCTGGAAAGAATGGAAAATCAAGGGCTGATAAGCCGCGTTCAGTCTGAAACGGACAAAAGGAAAACACTCCTGTTTCTGACTGAGAAAGCACATGCCTTAAAGGGCGAGTACGATTCTGTATCTGATGATATGGGCAGCATTTACTACAAAGGTTTTTCGGAGGAAGAAATTACCCGGTTTGAGGAATGCCTCGACCGCATCAGAAAGAATCTTGAGGATTGGCAGGAGTCATGA
- a CDS encoding DEAD/DEAH box helicase produces MNFSNCNLDSTLLQGLEEAGYIECTPVQEQVFSAGMDGSDLYVQSQTGTGKTAAYLVTLMQRMLAAGTEDRRPALILVPTRELAVQVEEEALKLGKHTGIRAASFYGGVGYQQQEAALKNGVDLIIGTPGRVIDLEKSKTMKLKNVGFLVVDEADRMFDMGFYPDLRSLLSVLSKAEDRQTMLFSATLNTWVKNLAWEYTIDAKEITIDADNVTVDEINQKLFHVAAEQKMSLLLGILRNEKPENAIIFCNTKKTTEIVAKRLRINGYATEFLIGDLPQPKRLHIIDSFKAGKLSCLVATDVAARGIDINDLAMVINYDLPNEAENYVHRIGRTARAGKTGAAYSLCSEQDVYNLPDIEKYIEAKIPVVIPGEEDFEKDRSADQYIRLDRDSFDEERSGGRFGRKPRPGEKLRRDEKDSRRGAKTTKPASRLADSKRKKKCAQGEDKTDRKSADSLGGLSFEERMAYYKKQYGKKLASQDSAALADTNEGTGNAKESRNAQPAADKKGKAGAPATRAKNRQGQPEKKRRKGDKYVPSQTGDTRQGAKQKRRQNQDRMPEQRSRTGKAPVQSSAQTQPVKQKTGIFAMLKKLFTGK; encoded by the coding sequence ATGAATTTTTCTAATTGTAATCTTGATTCCACTCTTTTACAGGGGCTTGAAGAAGCCGGTTACATTGAATGCACTCCGGTTCAAGAGCAGGTGTTTTCCGCAGGAATGGACGGTTCCGATCTTTATGTACAATCTCAAACAGGTACGGGAAAAACAGCTGCGTATCTGGTAACGCTGATGCAGCGGATGCTTGCTGCAGGAACCGAAGACCGCCGCCCCGCTTTGATTCTTGTTCCCACGCGGGAACTTGCCGTACAGGTCGAAGAAGAAGCGCTTAAATTAGGTAAACATACGGGGATCCGTGCCGCAAGCTTTTACGGCGGCGTCGGGTATCAGCAGCAGGAAGCAGCGCTTAAAAACGGAGTAGACCTTATCATCGGTACCCCCGGTCGCGTTATCGATCTTGAAAAATCAAAAACCATGAAGCTGAAAAATGTCGGCTTTTTAGTCGTTGATGAAGCAGACCGTATGTTCGATATGGGCTTTTATCCTGATCTGCGCAGCCTCCTTTCAGTATTGTCCAAGGCGGAAGACCGCCAAACGATGCTGTTCAGCGCGACCTTAAATACGTGGGTAAAGAACCTCGCATGGGAATACACCATCGATGCAAAAGAGATCACCATCGATGCGGATAATGTGACGGTTGATGAAATCAATCAAAAGCTGTTCCACGTGGCTGCGGAGCAAAAGATGTCTTTGCTGCTCGGTATCTTGCGTAACGAAAAACCGGAAAATGCTATCATCTTCTGCAATACCAAAAAGACAACGGAGATTGTTGCAAAGCGGCTGCGCATTAACGGCTATGCGACGGAATTTCTCATCGGCGATTTGCCCCAACCGAAGCGGCTGCATATTATCGATTCGTTTAAGGCGGGGAAACTCAGCTGTTTGGTTGCAACCGATGTCGCGGCGCGGGGAATCGATATCAACGACCTCGCAATGGTTATCAACTACGACCTTCCGAATGAGGCGGAGAACTATGTACACCGAATCGGCAGAACGGCGCGGGCGGGAAAGACCGGCGCTGCGTACAGCCTCTGCTCGGAACAGGATGTGTACAACCTCCCTGATATCGAAAAGTATATAGAAGCAAAGATACCGGTTGTTATCCCCGGCGAAGAGGATTTTGAAAAAGACCGCAGCGCCGATCAGTATATACGGCTTGACCGCGACTCCTTTGACGAAGAACGATCCGGTGGACGGTTCGGACGCAAGCCGCGACCCGGTGAAAAATTGAGGCGGGATGAGAAAGACTCACGGCGCGGCGCTAAAACAACGAAACCTGCATCCCGGCTTGCCGATTCAAAGCGTAAAAAGAAATGCGCGCAGGGAGAAGACAAAACCGATAGAAAATCTGCCGACTCACTCGGCGGCTTGAGCTTTGAAGAGCGGATGGCATACTACAAAAAACAGTACGGAAAAAAACTTGCCTCACAGGATAGCGCCGCCCTTGCGGATACCAACGAGGGTACGGGAAACGCCAAAGAAAGCCGCAATGCTCAGCCTGCTGCCGACAAGAAAGGAAAGGCGGGAGCACCGGCAACCCGCGCTAAAAACCGGCAGGGACAGCCTGAGAAAAAGCGGCGCAAGGGCGATAAATACGTTCCGTCCCAAACAGGCGATACACGGCAGGGGGCAAAGCAAAAGAGACGGCAGAACCAAGACCGAATGCCGGAACAGCGGAGTCGAACCGGAAAGGCGCCGGTACAGTCTTCGGCACAAACTCAGCCGGTCAAACAAAAAACGGGCATATTCGCTATGCTGAAAAAACTGTTTACCGGAAAGTAA
- a CDS encoding radical SAM mobile pair protein A — protein MSICIKNQIQNMNIVIGCTVGCAYCYARNNVRRWHMIDDFAVPEFFPGKLKMMKKKRPQNFLLTGMSDLSGWKSEWRDEVFAKIRENPQHQFLFLTKRPDLLDFDTDLENAWFGVTVTRKAELWRIDALRKNVRAKHYHVTFEPLFDDPGTVGLSGINWIVVGTMTGAQSRKVHTEPEWAWSLTDQAHALGIPVFMKEDLVSIIGDENMIQEMPEEFNKVLVAQRSWQK, from the coding sequence ATGAGTATTTGTATCAAAAATCAGATTCAGAACATGAATATCGTCATCGGCTGCACAGTGGGGTGTGCATATTGCTATGCCCGCAACAATGTGAGGCGCTGGCATATGATTGATGATTTCGCTGTTCCTGAGTTCTTCCCGGGTAAGCTCAAGATGATGAAAAAGAAACGTCCGCAGAACTTTCTTCTTACCGGCATGAGCGATCTCTCCGGATGGAAGTCGGAATGGAGAGACGAGGTATTTGCAAAGATCCGTGAAAATCCACAGCACCAGTTCCTGTTTCTTACCAAGCGCCCCGATCTGCTGGATTTTGATACCGATCTGGAAAACGCATGGTTTGGCGTTACGGTAACGAGGAAAGCAGAACTGTGGCGTATTGACGCCCTTCGGAAAAACGTCAGAGCAAAACACTACCATGTTACCTTTGAGCCGTTATTCGACGATCCCGGTACAGTTGGTCTTTCCGGAATCAACTGGATCGTTGTCGGCACCATGACTGGAGCTCAGAGCAGGAAGGTTCATACGGAGCCGGAGTGGGCATGGTCTCTGACGGATCAGGCACACGCGCTCGGCATTCCGGTGTTTATGAAGGAAGACCTTGTCTCTATCATAGGGGATGAAAATATGATTCAGGAAATGCCGGAAGAATTCAATAAAGTGTTGGTGGCACAGAGATCATGGCAGAAGTAA